From Cheilinus undulatus linkage group 18, ASM1832078v1, whole genome shotgun sequence, the proteins below share one genomic window:
- the LOC121526648 gene encoding ankyrin repeat domain-containing protein 63, translated as MMRPKDLRQGSGTKTFLDAMHGGKVHLARFILDALDGRIINSKTENSRTPLMYAVCLQDPGTRSKFTRLLLEKGADVNCQDEDGRTALSHACEMGHLDVVKLLVQFNADPDTSDAWGNSALMYAAFSGHSQILEFLVRAFKRLGLRLDRTNNAGHSAIEVANFFGHNQCVQILNFSCRRSVGTDDPLPDSGTNDGDSRLPNRLPRYLVERFSKHLNSNEDQLPEVFQRQLKIGDSSGLWNRFRCPRSQSQDENHSNSWALPPQIEKKQIEGELFTAKQLQNCPLRELRGAKTLNSLPEPSQKDVSRDTGLQEQTPVSFPLWGKAKSFNLDLLNGRKQSYQGDVCDISLSASKLKRASLQDERCLIDNIECQGNTRSLTNDADKTVQVPKPLLNGKSQPGRVLEETAQSQRAEASDIAPSNRREQQKRGSLGFGSRHKLLSARGEMESGKIPSRGPGFMGLGTRLLRRFTAPEFMRMVKDCSSSSSNGRGRIARSETFPCSHTHQQVNSQPSVDSISGVKCEFESGSSQSTLG; from the coding sequence ATGATGCGACCCAAAGATTTACGCCAGGGCTCTGGCACAAAGACCTTCCTGGACGCCATGCACGGAGGTAAAGTTCACTTGGCACGCTTCATCCTGGACGCCTTGGACGGACGCATCATCAACTCGAAGACGGAAAACAGCCGCACCCCGCTCATGTATGCCGTCTGCTTACAAGACCCTGGGACCAGGTCCAAGTTCACCCGGCTGCTGCTGGAGAAAGGAGCCGATGTGAACTGTCAGGATGAGGACGGACGCACAGCCTTGAGTCATGCCTGTGAAATGGGTCACCTGGACGTGGTGAAGCTTTTGGTGCAGTTCAATGCTGACCCGGACACCTCTGATGCCTGGGGTAACAGTGCCCTGATGTATGCTGCCTTTTCAGGGCATAGTCAAATCCTGGAGTTCCTTGTCCGAGCTTTTAAAAGACTCGGACTGAGGCTGGACAGAACCAATAATGCCGGTCACTCTGCAATCGAGGTGGCCAACTTCTTCGGACACAACCAGTGTGTGCAGATTCTGAACTTTTCCTGCAGGAGGAGTGTTGGCACAGATGATCCACTCCCTGATTCAGGAACCAATGATGGAGACAGCCGGCTGCCCAACAGGCTCCCCAGGTATCTTGTGGAAAGGTTTTCCAAGCACTTGAATTCCAACGAAGACCAACTGCCTGAGGTATTTCAGAGACAGCTGAAGATTGGAGACAGCAGTGGGCTGTGGAACCGCTTCAGATGTCCCAGGAGCCAGTCTCAAGACGAGAATCATTCGAACAGCTGGGCTCTGCCTCCtcagatagaaaaaaaacagattgaaGGGGAACTCTTCACTGCCAAACAACTGCAAAACTGCCCGCTTAGAGAGCTAAGAGGGGCAAAAACACTGAACTCTCTGCCTGAGCCGAGCCAGAAAGATGTCAGCCGGGACACTGGACTCCAAGAACAAACACCAGTGAGTTTTCCTCTCTGGGGTAAAGCAAAATCATTTAACCTGGACCTTCTGAATGGCAGAAAGCAGTCCTATCAGGGCGATGTGTGCGACATCAGCCTGTCAGCCAGCAAATTAAAAAGAGCCTCACTTCAGGATGAAAGATGCCTGATAGACAACATTGAATGTCAAGGAAACACCCGGAGTCTGACAAATGATGCTGACAAAACTGTTCAGGTGCCAAAACCTCTTTTGAATGGAAAGAGTCAGCCAGGGAGAGTGCTGGAAGAGACCGCCCAATCGCAGAGAGCAGAAGCCAGTGACATAGCTCCATCAAACAGACGAGAGCAGCAGAAGAGGGGAAGCTTGGGCTTTGGCAGCAGACACAAGCTGCTGTCCGCCAGAGGGGAAATGGAGTCAGGGAAGATCCCGAGCCGTGGGCCGGGTTTTATGGGCCTGGGGACGAGGCTTCTGAGGCGATTCACCGCCCCAGAGTTCATGAGGATGGTGAAAGACTGTTCATCCAGCTCCTCGAACGGACGAGGGCGGATAGCCCGCTCCGAGACCTTCCCGTGCTCTCACACGCACCAGCAGGTCAACAGCCAGCCCAGCGTGGACAGCATCAGTGGAGTGAAATGTGAGTTTGAAAGCGGCTCGTCTCAGTCTACTCTTGGATAG